The Xanthomonas indica genome has a segment encoding these proteins:
- a CDS encoding glycosyltransferase family 2 protein — protein sequence MSSSPSERPAAAPRIAVLVPCHNEAATIGQVVADFAAHLPGARIHVFDNNSSDATIARARAAGAVVREVALQGKGNVVRRLFADIEADVYVLVDGDATYDAAMAPALVERLLHDGLDMVVGARRSDAAAAYRAGHRTGNVLLTRCVGFLFGRSFDDMLSGYRVFSRRYVKSFPAHAAGFETETELAVHALQLRMPVAEVDTAYGARPEGSQSKLRTWHDGTRILLTILRLFKTERPLLFFSLGFGACVLLALGLAVPLLQTYLQTGLVPRFPTAILCSALVLLGVLLLACGLILDTVTRGRIEAKRLAYLAIPAWPVDAQGAQRSDAA from the coding sequence ATGTCCAGTTCCCCTTCCGAACGCCCCGCGGCCGCGCCGCGGATCGCGGTGCTGGTGCCGTGCCACAACGAAGCGGCCACCATCGGCCAGGTCGTGGCCGATTTCGCCGCGCATCTGCCCGGAGCGCGCATCCACGTGTTCGACAACAACTCCAGCGACGCCACCATCGCCCGGGCGCGTGCGGCGGGCGCGGTGGTGCGCGAGGTCGCGCTGCAGGGCAAGGGCAACGTGGTGCGGCGCCTGTTCGCCGACATCGAGGCCGACGTCTACGTGCTGGTCGACGGCGATGCGACCTACGATGCGGCGATGGCGCCGGCGCTGGTCGAGCGCCTGCTGCATGACGGCCTGGACATGGTGGTCGGGGCGCGCCGCAGCGACGCGGCGGCCGCCTACCGCGCCGGCCATCGCACCGGCAACGTGCTGCTGACCCGCTGCGTGGGTTTCCTGTTCGGGCGCAGCTTCGACGACATGCTGTCCGGCTACCGGGTGTTCTCGCGGCGCTACGTGAAGTCGTTTCCCGCGCATGCCGCCGGCTTCGAGACCGAGACCGAACTGGCGGTGCACGCGCTGCAACTGCGCATGCCGGTGGCCGAGGTGGACACCGCCTACGGGGCGCGTCCGGAAGGGTCGCAGAGCAAGCTGCGCACCTGGCACGACGGCACCCGCATCCTGTTGACCATCCTGCGCCTGTTCAAGACCGAGCGGCCCTTGCTGTTCTTCTCGCTGGGTTTCGGCGCCTGCGTGCTGCTGGCACTGGGGCTGGCGGTGCCGTTGTTGCAGACTTACCTGCAGACCGGCCTGGTGCCGCGTTTCCCCACCGCGATCCTGTGCTCGGCGCTGGTCCTGCTCGGCGTGCTGCTGCTGGCCTGCGGGCTGATCCTGGACACGGTCACGCGCGGTCGCATCGAGGCCAAGCGCCTTGCCTACCTGGCGATCCCGGCCTGGCCGGTGGATGCGCAGGGTGCGCAGCGGAGCGACGCCGCATGA